One segment of Panulirus ornatus isolate Po-2019 chromosome 2, ASM3632096v1, whole genome shotgun sequence DNA contains the following:
- the wupA gene encoding troponin I isoform X13 encodes MADEKAKALEVLARQRALEEAKRKQDEIDRRKAEVRKRLEEQSQKKQKKGFMTPERKKKLRLLLRKKAAEELKKEQERKAAERRKIIDQRCGQPKNLDGANEDTLRAIIKEYYSHVAEIESGKYDVELEIMRKDYEINELNIQVNDLRGKFIKPTLKKVSKYENKFAKLQKKAAEFNFRNQLKTVKKKEFELEDDKGATKPDWAAGGPGATKKEGEEGEAPVEGEGAPAEEGGEGAPAEAPAEGAPAEEAPAEAAPAEGAPAEEAPAEQAPAEEAPAEGPAEAPSTEEAPADAPADAPAETPAETPEEAAPSEAAPAEGEVPPITEGEAPPPVEVAA; translated from the exons AAGGCAAAGGCGCTCGAGGTACTAGCTAGACAACGCGCTTTGGAA GAAGCCAAGAGGAAGCAAGATGAAATCGACAGGAGGAAGGCTGAGGTGCGCAAGCGCCTGGAGGAGCAGAgtcagaagaagcagaagaagggcTTCATGACTCCCGAGCGTAAGAAGAAGCTCAGG CTGCTCCTCCGTAAGAAAGCCGCTGAGGAACTGAAGAaggaacaggagaggaaggctgctgagAGGCGCAAGATCATTGACCAACGCTGTGGCCAGCCCAAGAACCTCGATGGTGCAAATGAAG ACACACTGCGCGCTATTATTAAAGAATACTACAGTCACGTCGCTGAGATAGAGAGTGGAAAATATGATGTCGAGCTGGAAATCATGAGGAAGGACTACGAG ATCAACGAGCTCAACATTCAGGTCAACGATCTGCGTGGAAAGTT CATCAAGCCCACCCTGAAGAAGGTATCAAAGTACGAGAACAAATTCGCTAAGCTGCAGAAGAAGGCCGCCGAGTTCAACTTCAGGAACCAGCTCAAGACTGTTAAGAAGAAGGAGTTTGAGCTTGAAGATGATAAGGGCGCG ACTAAGCCTGACTGGGCGGCTGGCGGTCCCGGAGCCACAAAGAAG gaaggggaagagggcgAAGCTCCG gtggagggtgagggcgcCCCTGCAGAGGAAG GTGGTGAGGGTGCCCCAGCCGAGGCGCCGGCAGAAGGGGCTCCCGCTGAAGAAGCCCCCGCAGAGGCCGCGCCAGCAGAGGGGGCACCGGCCGAGGAGGCTCCAGCAGAGCAGGCCCCGGCAGAAGAGGCTCCAGCAGAGGGCCCCGCTGAGGCCCCCTCTACCGAGGAGGCCCCAGCGGATGCTCCAGCTGACGCCCCTGCAGAGACCCCTGCAGAGACCCCCGAAGAAGCCGCCCCCTCTGAGGCCGCCCCTGCCGAGGGCGAGGTCCCCCCGATTACTGAAGGTGAAGCTCCGCCCCCCGTGGAAG TCGCTGCGTAA
- the wupA gene encoding uncharacterized protein wupA isoform X12 → MSSDEEEYSSEEEGDTMADEEAKRKQDEIDRRKAEVRKRLEEQSQKKQKKGFMTPERKKKLRLLLRKKAAEELKKEQERKAAERRKIIDQRCGQPKNLDGANEDTLRAIIKEYYSHVAEIESGKYDVELEIMRKDYEINELNIQVNDLRGKFIKPTLKKVSKYENKFAKLQKKAAEFNFRNQLKTVKKKEFELEDDKGATKPDWAAGGPGATKKEGEEGEAPVEGEGAPAEEGGEGAPAEAPAEGAPAEEAPAEAAPAEGAPAEEAPAEQAPAEEAPAEGPAEAPSTEEAPADAPADAPAETPAETPEEAAPSEAAPAEGEVPPITEGEAPPPVEVAA, encoded by the exons GAAGCCAAGAGGAAGCAAGATGAAATCGACAGGAGGAAGGCTGAGGTGCGCAAGCGCCTGGAGGAGCAGAgtcagaagaagcagaagaagggcTTCATGACTCCCGAGCGTAAGAAGAAGCTCAGG CTGCTCCTCCGTAAGAAAGCCGCTGAGGAACTGAAGAaggaacaggagaggaaggctgctgagAGGCGCAAGATCATTGACCAACGCTGTGGCCAGCCCAAGAACCTCGATGGTGCAAATGAAG ACACACTGCGCGCTATTATTAAAGAATACTACAGTCACGTCGCTGAGATAGAGAGTGGAAAATATGATGTCGAGCTGGAAATCATGAGGAAGGACTACGAG ATCAACGAGCTCAACATTCAGGTCAACGATCTGCGTGGAAAGTT CATCAAGCCCACCCTGAAGAAGGTATCAAAGTACGAGAACAAATTCGCTAAGCTGCAGAAGAAGGCCGCCGAGTTCAACTTCAGGAACCAGCTCAAGACTGTTAAGAAGAAGGAGTTTGAGCTTGAAGATGATAAGGGCGCG ACTAAGCCTGACTGGGCGGCTGGCGGTCCCGGAGCCACAAAGAAG gaaggggaagagggcgAAGCTCCG gtggagggtgagggcgcCCCTGCAGAGGAAG GTGGTGAGGGTGCCCCAGCCGAGGCGCCGGCAGAAGGGGCTCCCGCTGAAGAAGCCCCCGCAGAGGCCGCGCCAGCAGAGGGGGCACCGGCCGAGGAGGCTCCAGCAGAGCAGGCCCCGGCAGAAGAGGCTCCAGCAGAGGGCCCCGCTGAGGCCCCCTCTACCGAGGAGGCCCCAGCGGATGCTCCAGCTGACGCCCCTGCAGAGACCCCTGCAGAGACCCCCGAAGAAGCCGCCCCCTCTGAGGCCGCCCCTGCCGAGGGCGAGGTCCCCCCGATTACTGAAGGTGAAGCTCCGCCCCCCGTGGAAG TCGCTGCGTAA
- the wupA gene encoding troponin I isoform X10 codes for MSSDEEEYSSEEEGDTMADEKAKALEEAKRKQDEIDRRKAEVRKRLEEQSQKKQKKGFMTPERKKKLRLLLRKKAAEELKKEQERKAAERRKIIDQRCGQPKNLDGANEDTLRAIIKEYYSHVAEIESGKYDVELEIMRKDYEINELNIQVNDLRGKFIKPTLKKVSKYENKFAKLQKKAAEFNFRNQLKTVKKKEFELEDDKGATKPDWAAGGPGATKKEGEEGEAPVEGEGAPAEEGGEGAPAEAPAEGAPAEEAPAEAAPAEGAPAEEAPAEQAPAEEAPAEGPAEAPSTEEAPADAPADAPAETPAETPEEAAPSEAAPAEGEVPPITEGEAPPPVEVAA; via the exons AAGGCAAAGGCGCTCGAG GAAGCCAAGAGGAAGCAAGATGAAATCGACAGGAGGAAGGCTGAGGTGCGCAAGCGCCTGGAGGAGCAGAgtcagaagaagcagaagaagggcTTCATGACTCCCGAGCGTAAGAAGAAGCTCAGG CTGCTCCTCCGTAAGAAAGCCGCTGAGGAACTGAAGAaggaacaggagaggaaggctgctgagAGGCGCAAGATCATTGACCAACGCTGTGGCCAGCCCAAGAACCTCGATGGTGCAAATGAAG ACACACTGCGCGCTATTATTAAAGAATACTACAGTCACGTCGCTGAGATAGAGAGTGGAAAATATGATGTCGAGCTGGAAATCATGAGGAAGGACTACGAG ATCAACGAGCTCAACATTCAGGTCAACGATCTGCGTGGAAAGTT CATCAAGCCCACCCTGAAGAAGGTATCAAAGTACGAGAACAAATTCGCTAAGCTGCAGAAGAAGGCCGCCGAGTTCAACTTCAGGAACCAGCTCAAGACTGTTAAGAAGAAGGAGTTTGAGCTTGAAGATGATAAGGGCGCG ACTAAGCCTGACTGGGCGGCTGGCGGTCCCGGAGCCACAAAGAAG gaaggggaagagggcgAAGCTCCG gtggagggtgagggcgcCCCTGCAGAGGAAG GTGGTGAGGGTGCCCCAGCCGAGGCGCCGGCAGAAGGGGCTCCCGCTGAAGAAGCCCCCGCAGAGGCCGCGCCAGCAGAGGGGGCACCGGCCGAGGAGGCTCCAGCAGAGCAGGCCCCGGCAGAAGAGGCTCCAGCAGAGGGCCCCGCTGAGGCCCCCTCTACCGAGGAGGCCCCAGCGGATGCTCCAGCTGACGCCCCTGCAGAGACCCCTGCAGAGACCCCCGAAGAAGCCGCCCCCTCTGAGGCCGCCCCTGCCGAGGGCGAGGTCCCCCCGATTACTGAAGGTGAAGCTCCGCCCCCCGTGGAAG TCGCTGCGTAA
- the wupA gene encoding troponin I isoform X5 produces the protein MSSDEEEYSSEEEGDTMADEKAKALEVLARQRALEEAKRKQDEIDRRKAEVRKRLEEQSQKKQKKGFMTPERKKKLRLLLRKKAAEELKKEQERKAAERRKIIDQRCGQPKNLDGANEAELQKLCREFHNRIEGLEGDKWDLEHQIKMKDYQINELNIQVNDLRGKFIKPTLKKVSKYENKFAKLQKKAAEFNFRNQLKTVKKKEFELEDDKGATKPDWAAGGPGATKKEGEEGEAPVEGEGAPAEEGGEGAPAEAPAEGAPAEEAPAEAAPAEGAPAEEAPAEQAPAEEAPAEGPAEAPSTEEAPADAPADAPAETPAETPEEAAPSEAAPAEGEVPPITEGEAPPPVEVAA, from the exons AAGGCAAAGGCGCTCGAGGTACTAGCTAGACAACGCGCTTTGGAA GAAGCCAAGAGGAAGCAAGATGAAATCGACAGGAGGAAGGCTGAGGTGCGCAAGCGCCTGGAGGAGCAGAgtcagaagaagcagaagaagggcTTCATGACTCCCGAGCGTAAGAAGAAGCTCAGG CTGCTCCTCCGTAAGAAAGCCGCTGAGGAACTGAAGAaggaacaggagaggaaggctgctgagAGGCGCAAGATCATTGACCAACGCTGTGGCCAGCCCAAGAACCTCGATGGTGCAAATGAAG CTGAGCTTCAAAAACTGTGTAGGGAATTCCATAACCGCATTGAAGGCCTTGAGGGTGACAAATGGGATCTGGAGCACCAGATCAAAATGAAGGACTATCAG ATCAACGAGCTCAACATTCAGGTCAACGATCTGCGTGGAAAGTT CATCAAGCCCACCCTGAAGAAGGTATCAAAGTACGAGAACAAATTCGCTAAGCTGCAGAAGAAGGCCGCCGAGTTCAACTTCAGGAACCAGCTCAAGACTGTTAAGAAGAAGGAGTTTGAGCTTGAAGATGATAAGGGCGCG ACTAAGCCTGACTGGGCGGCTGGCGGTCCCGGAGCCACAAAGAAG gaaggggaagagggcgAAGCTCCG gtggagggtgagggcgcCCCTGCAGAGGAAG GTGGTGAGGGTGCCCCAGCCGAGGCGCCGGCAGAAGGGGCTCCCGCTGAAGAAGCCCCCGCAGAGGCCGCGCCAGCAGAGGGGGCACCGGCCGAGGAGGCTCCAGCAGAGCAGGCCCCGGCAGAAGAGGCTCCAGCAGAGGGCCCCGCTGAGGCCCCCTCTACCGAGGAGGCCCCAGCGGATGCTCCAGCTGACGCCCCTGCAGAGACCCCTGCAGAGACCCCCGAAGAAGCCGCCCCCTCTGAGGCCGCCCCTGCCGAGGGCGAGGTCCCCCCGATTACTGAAGGTGAAGCTCCGCCCCCCGTGGAAG TCGCTGCGTAA
- the wupA gene encoding troponin I 1 isoform X8, which yields MSSDEEEYSSEEETSDEDEEEDEEAKAKALEVLARQRALEEAKRKQDEIDRRKAEVRKRLEEQSQKKQKKGFMTPERKKKLRLLLRKKAAEELKKEQERKAAERRKIIDQRCGQPKNLDGANEDTLREICKEYHERLFLCESQKWDLEYEVRRRDYEINELNIQVNDLRGKFIKPTLKKVSKYENKFAKLQKKAAEFNFRNQLKTVKKKEFELEDDKGATKPDWAAGGPGATKKVEGEGAPAEEGGEGAPAEAPAEGAPAEEAPAEAAPAEGAPAEEAPAEQAPAEEAPAEGPAEAPSTEEAPADAPADAPAETPAETPEEAAPSEAAPAEGEVPPITEGEAPPPVEVAA from the exons AAGGCAAAGGCGCTCGAGGTACTAGCTAGACAACGCGCTTTGGAA GAAGCCAAGAGGAAGCAAGATGAAATCGACAGGAGGAAGGCTGAGGTGCGCAAGCGCCTGGAGGAGCAGAgtcagaagaagcagaagaagggcTTCATGACTCCCGAGCGTAAGAAGAAGCTCAGG CTGCTCCTCCGTAAGAAAGCCGCTGAGGAACTGAAGAaggaacaggagaggaaggctgctgagAGGCGCAAGATCATTGACCAACGCTGTGGCCAGCCCAAGAACCTCGATGGTGCAAATGAAG ACACACTTAGGGAAATCTGCAAGGAATACCACGAGCGTTTGTTCCTTTGCGAGTCCCAGAAATGGGATCTTGAGTATGAGGTTCGCAGGAGAGATTACGAG ATCAACGAGCTCAACATTCAGGTCAACGATCTGCGTGGAAAGTT CATCAAGCCCACCCTGAAGAAGGTATCAAAGTACGAGAACAAATTCGCTAAGCTGCAGAAGAAGGCCGCCGAGTTCAACTTCAGGAACCAGCTCAAGACTGTTAAGAAGAAGGAGTTTGAGCTTGAAGATGATAAGGGCGCG ACTAAGCCTGACTGGGCGGCTGGCGGTCCCGGAGCCACAAAGAAG gtggagggtgagggcgcCCCTGCAGAGGAAG GTGGTGAGGGTGCCCCAGCCGAGGCGCCGGCAGAAGGGGCTCCCGCTGAAGAAGCCCCCGCAGAGGCCGCGCCAGCAGAGGGGGCACCGGCCGAGGAGGCTCCAGCAGAGCAGGCCCCGGCAGAAGAGGCTCCAGCAGAGGGCCCCGCTGAGGCCCCCTCTACCGAGGAGGCCCCAGCGGATGCTCCAGCTGACGCCCCTGCAGAGACCCCTGCAGAGACCCCCGAAGAAGCCGCCCCCTCTGAGGCCGCCCCTGCCGAGGGCGAGGTCCCCCCGATTACTGAAGGTGAAGCTCCGCCCCCCGTGGAAG TCGCTGCGTAA
- the wupA gene encoding troponin I 1 isoform X3 has translation MSSDEEEYSSEEETSDEDEEEDEEAKAKALEVLARQRALEEAKRKQDEIDRRKAEVRKRLEEQSQKKQKKGFMTPERKKKLRLLLRKKAAEELKKEQERKAAERRKIIDQRCGQPKNLDGANEDTLREICKEYHERLFLCESQKWDLEYEVRRRDYEINELNIQVNDLRGKFIKPTLKKVSKYENKFAKLQKKAAEFNFRNQLKTVKKKEFELEDDKGATKPDWAAGGPGATKKEGEEGEAPVEGEGAPAEEGGEGAPAEAPAEGAPAEEAPAEAAPAEGAPAEEAPAEQAPAEEAPAEGPAEAPSTEEAPADAPADAPAETPAETPEEAAPSEAAPAEGEVPPITEGEAPPPVEVAA, from the exons AAGGCAAAGGCGCTCGAGGTACTAGCTAGACAACGCGCTTTGGAA GAAGCCAAGAGGAAGCAAGATGAAATCGACAGGAGGAAGGCTGAGGTGCGCAAGCGCCTGGAGGAGCAGAgtcagaagaagcagaagaagggcTTCATGACTCCCGAGCGTAAGAAGAAGCTCAGG CTGCTCCTCCGTAAGAAAGCCGCTGAGGAACTGAAGAaggaacaggagaggaaggctgctgagAGGCGCAAGATCATTGACCAACGCTGTGGCCAGCCCAAGAACCTCGATGGTGCAAATGAAG ACACACTTAGGGAAATCTGCAAGGAATACCACGAGCGTTTGTTCCTTTGCGAGTCCCAGAAATGGGATCTTGAGTATGAGGTTCGCAGGAGAGATTACGAG ATCAACGAGCTCAACATTCAGGTCAACGATCTGCGTGGAAAGTT CATCAAGCCCACCCTGAAGAAGGTATCAAAGTACGAGAACAAATTCGCTAAGCTGCAGAAGAAGGCCGCCGAGTTCAACTTCAGGAACCAGCTCAAGACTGTTAAGAAGAAGGAGTTTGAGCTTGAAGATGATAAGGGCGCG ACTAAGCCTGACTGGGCGGCTGGCGGTCCCGGAGCCACAAAGAAG gaaggggaagagggcgAAGCTCCG gtggagggtgagggcgcCCCTGCAGAGGAAG GTGGTGAGGGTGCCCCAGCCGAGGCGCCGGCAGAAGGGGCTCCCGCTGAAGAAGCCCCCGCAGAGGCCGCGCCAGCAGAGGGGGCACCGGCCGAGGAGGCTCCAGCAGAGCAGGCCCCGGCAGAAGAGGCTCCAGCAGAGGGCCCCGCTGAGGCCCCCTCTACCGAGGAGGCCCCAGCGGATGCTCCAGCTGACGCCCCTGCAGAGACCCCTGCAGAGACCCCCGAAGAAGCCGCCCCCTCTGAGGCCGCCCCTGCCGAGGGCGAGGTCCCCCCGATTACTGAAGGTGAAGCTCCGCCCCCCGTGGAAG TCGCTGCGTAA
- the wupA gene encoding troponin I 1 isoform X7: MSSDEEEYSSEEETSDEDEEEDEEAKAKALEVLARQRALEEAKRKQDEIDRRKAEVRKRLEEQSQKKQKKGFMTPERKKKLRLLLRKKAAEELKKEQERKAAERRKIIDQRCGQPKNLDGANEAELQKLCREFHNRIEGLEGDKWDLEHQIKMKDYQINELNIQVNDLRGKFIKPTLKKVSKYENKFAKLQKKAAEFNFRNQLKTVKKKEFELEDDKGATKPDWAAGGPGATKKVEGEGAPAEEGGEGAPAEAPAEGAPAEEAPAEAAPAEGAPAEEAPAEQAPAEEAPAEGPAEAPSTEEAPADAPADAPAETPAETPEEAAPSEAAPAEGEVPPITEGEAPPPVEVAA; encoded by the exons AAGGCAAAGGCGCTCGAGGTACTAGCTAGACAACGCGCTTTGGAA GAAGCCAAGAGGAAGCAAGATGAAATCGACAGGAGGAAGGCTGAGGTGCGCAAGCGCCTGGAGGAGCAGAgtcagaagaagcagaagaagggcTTCATGACTCCCGAGCGTAAGAAGAAGCTCAGG CTGCTCCTCCGTAAGAAAGCCGCTGAGGAACTGAAGAaggaacaggagaggaaggctgctgagAGGCGCAAGATCATTGACCAACGCTGTGGCCAGCCCAAGAACCTCGATGGTGCAAATGAAG CTGAGCTTCAAAAACTGTGTAGGGAATTCCATAACCGCATTGAAGGCCTTGAGGGTGACAAATGGGATCTGGAGCACCAGATCAAAATGAAGGACTATCAG ATCAACGAGCTCAACATTCAGGTCAACGATCTGCGTGGAAAGTT CATCAAGCCCACCCTGAAGAAGGTATCAAAGTACGAGAACAAATTCGCTAAGCTGCAGAAGAAGGCCGCCGAGTTCAACTTCAGGAACCAGCTCAAGACTGTTAAGAAGAAGGAGTTTGAGCTTGAAGATGATAAGGGCGCG ACTAAGCCTGACTGGGCGGCTGGCGGTCCCGGAGCCACAAAGAAG gtggagggtgagggcgcCCCTGCAGAGGAAG GTGGTGAGGGTGCCCCAGCCGAGGCGCCGGCAGAAGGGGCTCCCGCTGAAGAAGCCCCCGCAGAGGCCGCGCCAGCAGAGGGGGCACCGGCCGAGGAGGCTCCAGCAGAGCAGGCCCCGGCAGAAGAGGCTCCAGCAGAGGGCCCCGCTGAGGCCCCCTCTACCGAGGAGGCCCCAGCGGATGCTCCAGCTGACGCCCCTGCAGAGACCCCTGCAGAGACCCCCGAAGAAGCCGCCCCCTCTGAGGCCGCCCCTGCCGAGGGCGAGGTCCCCCCGATTACTGAAGGTGAAGCTCCGCCCCCCGTGGAAG TCGCTGCGTAA
- the wupA gene encoding troponin I isoform X18 yields the protein MSSDEEEYSSEEETSDEDEEEDEEAKAKALEVLARQRALEEAKRKQDEIDRRKAEVRKRLEEQSQKKQKKGFMTPERKKKLRLLLRKKAAEELKKEQERKAAERRKIIDQRCGQPKNLDGANEAELQKLCREFHNRIEGLEGDKWDLEHQIKMKDYQINELNIQVNDLRGKFIKPTLKKVSKYENKFAKLQKKAAEFNFRNQLKTVKKKEFELEDDKGATKPDWAAGGPGATKKEGEEGEAPVEGEGAPAEEVAA from the exons AAGGCAAAGGCGCTCGAGGTACTAGCTAGACAACGCGCTTTGGAA GAAGCCAAGAGGAAGCAAGATGAAATCGACAGGAGGAAGGCTGAGGTGCGCAAGCGCCTGGAGGAGCAGAgtcagaagaagcagaagaagggcTTCATGACTCCCGAGCGTAAGAAGAAGCTCAGG CTGCTCCTCCGTAAGAAAGCCGCTGAGGAACTGAAGAaggaacaggagaggaaggctgctgagAGGCGCAAGATCATTGACCAACGCTGTGGCCAGCCCAAGAACCTCGATGGTGCAAATGAAG CTGAGCTTCAAAAACTGTGTAGGGAATTCCATAACCGCATTGAAGGCCTTGAGGGTGACAAATGGGATCTGGAGCACCAGATCAAAATGAAGGACTATCAG ATCAACGAGCTCAACATTCAGGTCAACGATCTGCGTGGAAAGTT CATCAAGCCCACCCTGAAGAAGGTATCAAAGTACGAGAACAAATTCGCTAAGCTGCAGAAGAAGGCCGCCGAGTTCAACTTCAGGAACCAGCTCAAGACTGTTAAGAAGAAGGAGTTTGAGCTTGAAGATGATAAGGGCGCG ACTAAGCCTGACTGGGCGGCTGGCGGTCCCGGAGCCACAAAGAAG gaaggggaagagggcgAAGCTCCG gtggagggtgagggcgcCCCTGCAGAGGAAG TCGCTGCGTAA
- the wupA gene encoding troponin I isoform X4 yields the protein MSSDEEEYSSEEEGDTMADEKAKALEVLARQRALEEAKRKQDEIDRRKAEVRKRLEEQSQKKQKKGFMTPERKKKLRLLLRKKAAEELKKEQERKAAERRKIIDQRCGQPKNLDGANEDTLRAIIKEYYSHVAEIESGKYDVELEIMRKDYEINELNIQVNDLRGKFIKPTLKKVSKYENKFAKLQKKAAEFNFRNQLKTVKKKEFELEDDKGATKPDWAAGGPGATKKEGEEGEAPVEGEGAPAEEGGEGAPAEAPAEGAPAEEAPAEAAPAEGAPAEEAPAEQAPAEEAPAEGPAEAPSTEEAPADAPADAPAETPAETPEEAAPSEAAPAEGEVPPITEGEAPPPVEVAA from the exons AAGGCAAAGGCGCTCGAGGTACTAGCTAGACAACGCGCTTTGGAA GAAGCCAAGAGGAAGCAAGATGAAATCGACAGGAGGAAGGCTGAGGTGCGCAAGCGCCTGGAGGAGCAGAgtcagaagaagcagaagaagggcTTCATGACTCCCGAGCGTAAGAAGAAGCTCAGG CTGCTCCTCCGTAAGAAAGCCGCTGAGGAACTGAAGAaggaacaggagaggaaggctgctgagAGGCGCAAGATCATTGACCAACGCTGTGGCCAGCCCAAGAACCTCGATGGTGCAAATGAAG ACACACTGCGCGCTATTATTAAAGAATACTACAGTCACGTCGCTGAGATAGAGAGTGGAAAATATGATGTCGAGCTGGAAATCATGAGGAAGGACTACGAG ATCAACGAGCTCAACATTCAGGTCAACGATCTGCGTGGAAAGTT CATCAAGCCCACCCTGAAGAAGGTATCAAAGTACGAGAACAAATTCGCTAAGCTGCAGAAGAAGGCCGCCGAGTTCAACTTCAGGAACCAGCTCAAGACTGTTAAGAAGAAGGAGTTTGAGCTTGAAGATGATAAGGGCGCG ACTAAGCCTGACTGGGCGGCTGGCGGTCCCGGAGCCACAAAGAAG gaaggggaagagggcgAAGCTCCG gtggagggtgagggcgcCCCTGCAGAGGAAG GTGGTGAGGGTGCCCCAGCCGAGGCGCCGGCAGAAGGGGCTCCCGCTGAAGAAGCCCCCGCAGAGGCCGCGCCAGCAGAGGGGGCACCGGCCGAGGAGGCTCCAGCAGAGCAGGCCCCGGCAGAAGAGGCTCCAGCAGAGGGCCCCGCTGAGGCCCCCTCTACCGAGGAGGCCCCAGCGGATGCTCCAGCTGACGCCCCTGCAGAGACCCCTGCAGAGACCCCCGAAGAAGCCGCCCCCTCTGAGGCCGCCCCTGCCGAGGGCGAGGTCCCCCCGATTACTGAAGGTGAAGCTCCGCCCCCCGTGGAAG TCGCTGCGTAA
- the wupA gene encoding troponin I 1 isoform X2 codes for MSSDEEEYSSEEETSDEDEEEDEEAKAKALEVLARQRALEEAKRKQDEIDRRKAEVRKRLEEQSQKKQKKGFMTPERKKKLRLLLRKKAAEELKKEQERKAAERRKIIDQRCGQPKNLDGANEAELQKLCREFHNRIEGLEGDKWDLEHQIKMKDYQINELNIQVNDLRGKFIKPTLKKVSKYENKFAKLQKKAAEFNFRNQLKTVKKKEFELEDDKGATKPDWAAGGPGATKKEGEEGEAPVEGEGAPAEEGGEGAPAEAPAEGAPAEEAPAEAAPAEGAPAEEAPAEQAPAEEAPAEGPAEAPSTEEAPADAPADAPAETPAETPEEAAPSEAAPAEGEVPPITEGEAPPPVEVAA; via the exons AAGGCAAAGGCGCTCGAGGTACTAGCTAGACAACGCGCTTTGGAA GAAGCCAAGAGGAAGCAAGATGAAATCGACAGGAGGAAGGCTGAGGTGCGCAAGCGCCTGGAGGAGCAGAgtcagaagaagcagaagaagggcTTCATGACTCCCGAGCGTAAGAAGAAGCTCAGG CTGCTCCTCCGTAAGAAAGCCGCTGAGGAACTGAAGAaggaacaggagaggaaggctgctgagAGGCGCAAGATCATTGACCAACGCTGTGGCCAGCCCAAGAACCTCGATGGTGCAAATGAAG CTGAGCTTCAAAAACTGTGTAGGGAATTCCATAACCGCATTGAAGGCCTTGAGGGTGACAAATGGGATCTGGAGCACCAGATCAAAATGAAGGACTATCAG ATCAACGAGCTCAACATTCAGGTCAACGATCTGCGTGGAAAGTT CATCAAGCCCACCCTGAAGAAGGTATCAAAGTACGAGAACAAATTCGCTAAGCTGCAGAAGAAGGCCGCCGAGTTCAACTTCAGGAACCAGCTCAAGACTGTTAAGAAGAAGGAGTTTGAGCTTGAAGATGATAAGGGCGCG ACTAAGCCTGACTGGGCGGCTGGCGGTCCCGGAGCCACAAAGAAG gaaggggaagagggcgAAGCTCCG gtggagggtgagggcgcCCCTGCAGAGGAAG GTGGTGAGGGTGCCCCAGCCGAGGCGCCGGCAGAAGGGGCTCCCGCTGAAGAAGCCCCCGCAGAGGCCGCGCCAGCAGAGGGGGCACCGGCCGAGGAGGCTCCAGCAGAGCAGGCCCCGGCAGAAGAGGCTCCAGCAGAGGGCCCCGCTGAGGCCCCCTCTACCGAGGAGGCCCCAGCGGATGCTCCAGCTGACGCCCCTGCAGAGACCCCTGCAGAGACCCCCGAAGAAGCCGCCCCCTCTGAGGCCGCCCCTGCCGAGGGCGAGGTCCCCCCGATTACTGAAGGTGAAGCTCCGCCCCCCGTGGAAG TCGCTGCGTAA